In a single window of the Lagenorhynchus albirostris chromosome 19, mLagAlb1.1, whole genome shotgun sequence genome:
- the LOC132509444 gene encoding galactoside 2-alpha-L-fucosyltransferase SEC1-like produces MSTINSKGRLGNQMGEYATLFALAKMNGRPAFIPPQMHSTLAPIFRITLPVLHDTTASRIPWQNYPLNDWMEERYRHIPGEYVRLTGYPCSWTFYHHLRAEILQEFTLHDRVREEAQNFLRGLQVNGSRPSTYVGVHVRWGDYVHVMPNVWKGVVANRGYLQQAMDWFWARYRSPLFVGTSGLWATCLTGGNTVYLPNSPFHVVFKRQVAFLPKWVGTAANLGQARENGP; encoded by the coding sequence ATGTCCACCATCAACTCCAAAGGCCGTCTGGGGAACCAGATGGGGGAGTACGCTACCCTATTTGCCCTGGCCAAGATGAATGGGCGGCCGGCCTTCATCCCGCCCCAGATGCACAGCACGCTGGCCCCCATCTTCAGAATCACCCTCCCCGTCCTGCACGACACCACGGCCAGCAGAATCCCCTGGCAGAACTACCCCCTGAACGACTGGATGGAAGAGCGGTACCGACACATCCCGGGAGAGTACGTGCGCCTCACCGGCTACCCCTGCTCGTGGACCTTCTACCACCACCTCCGCGCCGAGATCCTCCAGGAGTTCACCCTGCACGACCGCGTGCGTGAGGAGGCCCAGAATTTTCTGCGGGGTCTGCAGGTGAATGGGAGCCGGCCAAGCACCTACGTAGGGGTCCACGTGCGCTGGGGGGACTATGTCCACGTTATGCCCAACGTGTGGAAGGGCGTGGTGGCCAACCGGGGCTACCTGCAGCAGGCCATGGACTGGTTCTGGGCTCGCTACCGCAGCCCACTCTTCGTGGGCACCTCTGGGCTCTGGGCCACCTGCCTCACGGGTGGGAACACCGTCTACCTGCCCAACTCCCCCTTCCACGTGGTCTTTAAGCGCCAGGTGGCCTTCCTGCCGAAGTGGGTAGGTACCGCAGCCAACCTGGGGCAGGCTAGAGAGAATGGCCCCTAG
- the NTN5 gene encoding netrin-5 isoform X1, producing the protein MPVTFALLLLLSQASADPCYHPGGRPRFCLPPVTQLASMAASCPQACIPSPGADLGPRATCNGSLTLALGGPFLLTSVSLRFCTPGPPALVLSAAWATGGPWRSLWRRPAWPGALGGPETVTFRAPLGPKARVVASHLRVELGGQAGLAAAGVRGRCQCHGHAARCAARDRPPRCRCRHHTTGPGCESCRPSHRDWPWRPATPRHPHPCLPCSCNQHARRCRFNSELFRLSGGRSGGVCERCRHHTAGRHCHYCQPGFWRDPSQPINSRKACRACQCHPIGATGGTCNQTSGQCSCKLGVTGLTCSRCGPGYQQSRSPRMPCQRIPEATTTLATTPHAYSSDPQCQNYCNISDTRVHMSLRRYCQQEYVLRAQVLASEAAGPAWQRLAVRVLAVYKQPAWPVRRGGQDAWVPRADLACGCLRLRPATHYLLLGSAAAGPDPARLVLDRHGLALPWRPRWARPLRRLQQEEHAGGCHGLRPSSPSPEPRI; encoded by the exons ATGCCAGTGACCTTTGCCCTCTTGCTCCTCCTGAGCCAGGCCAGCGCAGACCCATGCTACCATCCAGGGGGCCGCCCCCGCTTCTGTCTCCCACCAGTGACCCAGCTGGCCAGCATGGCTGCCTCCTGTCCCCAGGCTTGCATCCCCTCCCCGGGGGCGGATCTCGGCCCCCGGGCCACCTGCAATGGCAGTCTGACCCTGGCTTTGGGTGGCCCCTTCCTCCTGACGTCCGTCAGCCTGCGCTTCTGCACCCCAGGACCCCCAGCCCTGGTCCTGTCTGCCGCCTGGGCCACCGGAGGGCCCTGGAGATCACTGTGGCGCAGACCCGCCTGGCCGGGGGCCTTGGGAGGCCCCGAGACGGTGACCTTCCGAGCCCCACTGGGCCCTAAGGCCAGGGTGGTGGCCAGTCACCTCCGTGTGGAGCTCGGGGGCCAGGCAGggctggcagcagcaggagtgaGAGGCCGCTGCCAGTGCCATGGCCACGCAGCCCGCTGTGCTGCCCGTGACCGGCCGccccgctgccgctgccgccaccaCACCACCGGCCCAGGGTGTGAGAGCTGCCGCCCATCCCACCGCGACTGGCCCTGGCGGCCTGCCACGCCCCGGCACCCTCACCCTTGCCTGC CCTGTTCCTGCAACCAGCACGCCCGACGCTGTAGGTTCAACTCTGAGCTGTTCAGGCTGTCAGGCGGCCGGAGTGGGGGTGTTTGTGAGCGGTGCCGCCACCACACAGCCGGGCGGCACTGCCACTACTGCCAGCCGGGGTTCTGGAGGGACCCTAGCCAGCCTATCAACAGCCGCAAGGCCTGCAGGG CCTGCCAGTGCCATCCTATCGGGGCGACAGGTGGTACCTGCAACCAGACCAGTGGGCAGTGCTCCTGCAAGTTAGGGGTCACTGGCCTGACATGCAGCCGCTGCGGTCCTGGCTACCAGCAGAGCCGCTCCCCAAGGATGCCCTGCCAGC GAATTCCAGAGGCAACCACCACCCTTGCTACAACCCCTCATGCTTACAGCTCGG ACCCTCAGTGTCAAAACTACTGCAATATCTCGGACACCAGGGTACACATGAGCCTTCGGAGGTACTGCCAGCAGGAGTACG TGCTCCGTGCGCAGGTGCTGGCGTCCGAGGCGGCGGGCCCGGCGTGGCAGCGGCTGGCCGTGCGCGTCCTGGCTGTATACAAGCAGCCGGCGTGGCCTGTGCGCCGCGGCGGCCAGGACGCCTGGGTGCCCCGCGCCGACCTGGCCTGTGGCTGCTTGCGCCTGCGGCCCGCCACCCACTACCTGCTGCTGGGCAGCGCGGCCGCCGGCCCCGACCCCGCGCGCCTCGTCCTCGACCGCCATGGCCTCGCGCTGCCCTGGAGGCCGCGCTGGGCCCGGCCGCTGCGGCGGCTGCAGCAGGAGGAGCACGCTGGGGGCTGCCACGGCCTGCGGCCCTCGAGCCCGAGCCCCGAACCCAGGATCTAG
- the NTN5 gene encoding netrin-5 isoform X2, translated as MPVTFALLLLLSQASADPCYHPGGRPRFCLPPVTQLASMAASCPQACIPSPGADLGPRATCNGSLTLALGGPFLLTSVSLRFCTPGPPALVLSAAWATGGPWRSLWRRPAWPGALGGPETVTFRAPLGPKARVVASHLRVELGGQAGLAAAGVRGRCQCHGHAARCAARDRPPRCRCRHHTTGPGCESCRPSHRDWPWRPATPRHPHPCLPCSCNQHARRCRFNSELFRLSGGRSGGVCERCRHHTAGRHCHYCQPGFWRDPSQPINSRKACRACQCHPIGATGGTCNQTSGQCSCKLGVTGLTCSRCGPGYQQSRSPRMPCQRIPEATTTLATTPHAYSSVLRAQVLASEAAGPAWQRLAVRVLAVYKQPAWPVRRGGQDAWVPRADLACGCLRLRPATHYLLLGSAAAGPDPARLVLDRHGLALPWRPRWARPLRRLQQEEHAGGCHGLRPSSPSPEPRI; from the exons ATGCCAGTGACCTTTGCCCTCTTGCTCCTCCTGAGCCAGGCCAGCGCAGACCCATGCTACCATCCAGGGGGCCGCCCCCGCTTCTGTCTCCCACCAGTGACCCAGCTGGCCAGCATGGCTGCCTCCTGTCCCCAGGCTTGCATCCCCTCCCCGGGGGCGGATCTCGGCCCCCGGGCCACCTGCAATGGCAGTCTGACCCTGGCTTTGGGTGGCCCCTTCCTCCTGACGTCCGTCAGCCTGCGCTTCTGCACCCCAGGACCCCCAGCCCTGGTCCTGTCTGCCGCCTGGGCCACCGGAGGGCCCTGGAGATCACTGTGGCGCAGACCCGCCTGGCCGGGGGCCTTGGGAGGCCCCGAGACGGTGACCTTCCGAGCCCCACTGGGCCCTAAGGCCAGGGTGGTGGCCAGTCACCTCCGTGTGGAGCTCGGGGGCCAGGCAGggctggcagcagcaggagtgaGAGGCCGCTGCCAGTGCCATGGCCACGCAGCCCGCTGTGCTGCCCGTGACCGGCCGccccgctgccgctgccgccaccaCACCACCGGCCCAGGGTGTGAGAGCTGCCGCCCATCCCACCGCGACTGGCCCTGGCGGCCTGCCACGCCCCGGCACCCTCACCCTTGCCTGC CCTGTTCCTGCAACCAGCACGCCCGACGCTGTAGGTTCAACTCTGAGCTGTTCAGGCTGTCAGGCGGCCGGAGTGGGGGTGTTTGTGAGCGGTGCCGCCACCACACAGCCGGGCGGCACTGCCACTACTGCCAGCCGGGGTTCTGGAGGGACCCTAGCCAGCCTATCAACAGCCGCAAGGCCTGCAGGG CCTGCCAGTGCCATCCTATCGGGGCGACAGGTGGTACCTGCAACCAGACCAGTGGGCAGTGCTCCTGCAAGTTAGGGGTCACTGGCCTGACATGCAGCCGCTGCGGTCCTGGCTACCAGCAGAGCCGCTCCCCAAGGATGCCCTGCCAGC GAATTCCAGAGGCAACCACCACCCTTGCTACAACCCCTCATGCTTACAGCTCGG TGCTCCGTGCGCAGGTGCTGGCGTCCGAGGCGGCGGGCCCGGCGTGGCAGCGGCTGGCCGTGCGCGTCCTGGCTGTATACAAGCAGCCGGCGTGGCCTGTGCGCCGCGGCGGCCAGGACGCCTGGGTGCCCCGCGCCGACCTGGCCTGTGGCTGCTTGCGCCTGCGGCCCGCCACCCACTACCTGCTGCTGGGCAGCGCGGCCGCCGGCCCCGACCCCGCGCGCCTCGTCCTCGACCGCCATGGCCTCGCGCTGCCCTGGAGGCCGCGCTGGGCCCGGCCGCTGCGGCGGCTGCAGCAGGAGGAGCACGCTGGGGGCTGCCACGGCCTGCGGCCCTCGAGCCCGAGCCCCGAACCCAGGATCTAG
- the CA11 gene encoding carbonic anhydrase-related protein 11 — MGCAARLNAPRALLLWAALGAAAHIGPAPDPEDWWSYKDNLQGNFVPGPPFWGLVNAAWSLCAVGKRQSPVDVELKRVLYDPFLPPLRLSTGGEKLRGTLYNTGRHVSFLPAPRPVVNVSGGPLLYSHRLSELRLLFGARDGAGSEHQINHQGFSAEVQLIHFNQELYGNLSAASRGPNGLAILSLFVNVAGSSNPFLSRLLNRDTITRISYKNDAYFLQDLSLELLFPESFGFITYQGSLSTPPCSETVTWILIDRALNITSLQMHSLRLLSQNPPSQIFQSLSGNGRPLQPLAHRALRGNRDPRHPERRCRGPNYRLHVDGTPHGR; from the exons ATGGGGTGTGCAGCTCGTCTGAACGCCCCTCGAGCGCTGCTACTCTGGGCCGCACTGGGGGCGGCAG CTCACATCGGACCCGCACCTGACCCCGAGGACTGGTGGAGCTACAAGGATAATCTCCAGGGAAACTTCGTGCCAG GGCCTCCCTTCTGGGGCCTGGTGAACGCAGCCTGGAGTCTGTGTGCTGTGGGGAAGCGACAGAGCCCCGTGGATGTGGAGCTGAAGAGGGTCCTTTATGACCCCTTTCTGCCCCCGCTGAGACTCAGCACAGGGGGAGAGAAG CTCCGGGGAACCCTGTACAACACCGGTCGCCATGTCTCCTTCCTGCCTGCACCCCGGCCTGTGGTCAATGTGTCTGGGGGGCCCCTCCTTTATAGCCACCGACTCAGTGAACTGCGGCTGCTATTTGGAGCGCGTGATGGAGCTGGCTCTGAACACCAGATCAACCACCAGGGTTTCTCTGCTGAG GTGCAGCTCATCCACTTCAACCAAGAACTCTACGGGAACCTCAGCGCCGCCTCCCGGGGCCCCAATGGCCTGGCCATTCTCAGCCTCTTTGTCAAT GTGGCTGGTAGCTCAAACCCATTCCTTAGCCGCCTCCTTAACCGGGACACCATCACCCGCATCTCCTACAAGA ATGATGCCTACTTTCTTCAAGACCTGAGCCTGGAGCTCCTGTTCCCCGAATCCTTTGGCTTCATCACCTATCAAGGCTCTCTCAGCACCCCACCCTGCTCGGAGACTGTTACCTGGATCCTCATTGACAGGGCCCTAAATATCACCTCCCTCCAG ATGCACTCCCTGAGACTCCTGAGCCAGAATCCTCCGTCCCAGATCTTCCAGAGCCTCAGCGGTAACGGCCGGCCCCTGCAGCCCTTGGCCCACAGGGCCTTGAGGGGCAACAGGGACCCCCGGCACCCCGAGAGGCGCTGCCGAGGCCCCAACTACCGTCTGCATG TGGATGGTACCCCCCATGGTCGCTGA
- the DBP gene encoding D site-binding protein: MARPVSDRTPAPLLLGSPTGAPPGGGALLGLRSLLQGTSKPKEPASCLLKEKERKAAPPAATVPGPGLEPAGPADASAGAVVGGGSPRGRPGAAPGPGLLAPLLWERTLPFGDVEYVDLDAFLLEHGLPPSPPPPGGPSPAPSPVRTPAPSPGPGSCGSASPRSSPGHAPARAALGAAGGHRAGLTSRDTPSPVDPDTVEVLMTFEPDPADLALSSIPGHETFDPRRHRFSEEELKPQPIMKKARKIQVPEEQKDEKYWSRRYKNNEAAKRSRDARRLKENQISVRAAFLEKENALLRQEVVAVRQELSHYRAVLSRYQAQHGAL, translated from the exons ATGGCGCGGCCCGTGAGCGACAGGACTCCGGCCCCCCTGCTGCTGGGCAGCCCGACCGGGGCCCCCCCTGGCGGGGGAGCGCTGCTTGGGCTGCGGAGCCTTCTGCAGGGGACCAGCAAGCCCAAAGAGCCAGCCAGCT GTCTGCTGAAGGAAAAGGAGCGCAAGGCGGCCCCGCCGGCAGCCACGGTCCCCGGGCCGGGCCTGGAGCCAGCGGGACCTGCGGATGCCTCAGCTGGGGCGGTAGTGGGCGGCGGGTCCCCACGGGGACGCCCTGGGGCTGCGCCCGGCCCGGGTCTGTTGGCGCCGCTGCTGTGGGAGCGGACGCTGCCGTTCGGCGACGTGGAGTACGTGGACCTGGACGCCTTCCTGCTGGAGCATGGGCTCCCTCCCAGCCCGCCGCCCCCCGGCGGCCCGTCGCCAGCGCCCTCGCCCGTGCGCACACCTGCACCCTCCCCAGGGCCCGGCTCCTGCGGCTCGGCTTCCCCTCGCTCCTCGCCCGGGCACGCCCCCGCCCGGGCTGCCCTCGGGGCCGCCGGCGGCCACCGCGCAG GCCTGACCTCTCGGGACACACCCAGCCCTGTGGACCCAGACACGGTGGAGGTGCTGATGACCTTTGAACCTGACCCAGCTGATTTAGCCCTGTCAAGTATTCCCGGCCATGAGACCTTTGACCCTCGGAGACATCGCTTCTCAGAGGAGGAACTTAAGCCCCAGCCAATCATGAAGAAGGCACGGAAGATCCAGGTGCCAGAGGAGCAGAAG GATGAGAAGTATTGGAGCCGGCGGTACAAGAATAACGAGGCAGCCAAGCGGTCCCGCGACGCCCGGAGGCTCAAGGAGAACCAGATATCGGTGCGGGCGGCCTTCCTGGAGAAGGAGAACGCCCTGCTACGGCAGGAGGTGGTGGCCGTGCGCCAGGAGCTGTCCCACTACCGCGCCGTGCTGTCCCGCTACCAGGCCCAGCACGGAGCCCTGTGA
- the SPHK2 gene encoding sphingosine kinase 2 isoform X2, producing MAPPPPLPLTPSTPLLHGEFGSYPARGPRFALTLTPQALHIQRLRPKPEARPRGGLVLLAEVSGCCTLRSRSPSDSAAYFCIYTYPRGRRGGRRRAARTFRADGAATYEENRAEAQRWATALTCLLRGLPLPGDGEITPDLLPRPPRLLLLVNPFGGRGLAWQWCKNHVLPMISEAGLSFNLIQTERHNHARELVQGLSLSEWDGIVTVSGDGLLYEVLNGLLERPDWEEAVKTPVGILPCGSGNALAGAVNQHGGFEPALGIDLLLNCSLLLCRGGSHPLDLLSVTLASGSRCFSFLSVAWGFVSDVDIQSERFRALGSARFTLGTVLGLATLHTYRGRLSYLPATVEPASPAPAHGLPRAKSELTLAPGPAPPVAHSPLHRSVSDLPLPLPQPALTSPGSPEPLPILSLNGGGPELAGDWGGAGDAPLSPDPLLPSPPGSPKAAQLSPITEGASEMPASSGLPPPTPDARVAISAGGPPDHLLPPLGAPLPPGWVTMEGDFVLILAISPSHLGADLVAAPHARFDDGLVHLCWVRGGISRAALLRLFLAMERGSHFSLGCPQLGYAAARAFRLEPLTPRGVLTVDGEQVEYGPLQAQVHPGLGTLLTGPSGCPGREP from the exons ATGGCCCCCCCACCGCCACTGCCATTGACCCCCAGCACCCCACTCCTGCATGGCGAGTTTGGCTCCTACCCAGCCCGAGGCCCACGCTTCGCCCTCACTCTCACACCACAAGCCCTGCACATACAACGGCTGCGGCCAAAGCCTGAAGCCCGGCCCCGGGGTGGCCTGGTCCTGCTGGCTGAGGTCTCAGGCTGCTGCACCCTGCGGAGCCGAAGCCCCTCGGACTCAGCAGCCTACTTCTGCATCTACACCTACCCGAGGGGCCGGCGTGGGGGCCGGCGCAGAGCTGCACGCACCTTCCGGGCCGACGGGGCGGCCACCTACGAGGAGAACCGTGCTGAGGCCCAGCGCTGGGCCACTGCCCTCACGTGTCTGCTCCGCGGACTACCACTACCTGGGGACGGGG AAATCACCCCCGACCTTCTGCCAAGGCCTCCCCGATTGCTCCTATTGGTCAATCCCTttggggggcggggcctggcctGGCAGTGGTGTAAGAACCATGTGCTGCCCATGATCTCTGAAGCGGGGCTGTCCTTCAACCTCATCCAGACAG AACGACATAACCATGCCCGGGAGCTGGTCCAGGGGTTGAGCCTGAGCGAGTGGGATGGCATCGTCACCGTCTCCGGAGATGGGCTGCTGTATGAG GTACTGAATGGACTCCTAGAACGCCCCGACTGGGAAGAGGCCGTGAAGACCCCCGTGGGCATCCTTCCCTGTGGCTCGGGCAACGCACTGGCAGGAGCCGTGAACCAGCACGGGGG GTTTGAGCCGGCCCTGGGCATTGACCTGCTGCTCAACTGCTCCTTGCTGCTCTGCCGGGGTGGCAGCCACCCGCTGGACCTGCTCTCCGTCACTCTGGCCTCCGGCTCCCGCTGTTTCTCCTTCCTGTCTGTGGCCTGGGGCTTTGTGTCAGATGTGGACATCCAGAGCGAGCGTTTCAGGGCCCTGGGCAGTGCTCGCTTCACGCTGGGCACGGTCCTGGGCCTCGCCACACTGCACACCTACCGCGGCCGCCTCTCCTACCTCCCTGCCACGGTGGAGCCTGCCTCACCCGCCCCTGCCCATGGCCTGCCACGTGCCAAGTCAGAGCTGACCCTAGCCCCCGGCCCAGCTCCACCCGTGGCCCACTCACCCCTGCACCGCTCAGTGTCtgacctgcccctgcccctgcctcagCCTGCCCTGACCTCCCCTGGCTCACCTGAACCCCTGCCCATCCTGTCCCTCAACGGTGGGGGCCCAGAGCTGGCTGGGGACTGGGGTGGGGCCGGGGATGCTCCACTGTCCCCAGACCCACTGCTGCCCTCGCCGCCTGGCTCCCCCAAGGCAGCTCAACTCTCACCCATCACCGAGGGGGCCTCAGAAATGCCAGCATCCTCTgggctcccacctcccacccctgatGCCCGGGTAGCCATCTCTGCTGGGGGCCCACCTGACCACCTGCTCCCTCCTCTAGGCGCTCCACTACCCCCAGGCTGGGTGACAATGGAGGGGGACTTTGTGCTTATTTTGGCCATCTCACCCAGTCACCTGGGGGCTGACCTAGTGGCAGCGCCCCACGCGCGCTTTGACGACGGCCTGGTGCACCTGTGCTGGGTGCGCGGTGGCATCTCACGGGCGGCGCTCCTGCGCCTGTTTCTGGCCATGGAGCGCGGTAGCCACTTCAGCCTGGGCTGTCCGCAGCTGGGCTACGCTGCGGCTCGTGCCTTCCGCCTTGAGCCGCTCACGCCCCGCGGCGTGCTCACGGTGGACGGGGAGCAGGTGGAGTATGGGCCATTACAGGCGCAGGTGCATCCCGGCCTCGGTACTCTGCTCACGGGTCCTTCAGGCTGCCCTGGGCGGGAGCCTTAA
- the SPHK2 gene encoding sphingosine kinase 2 isoform X1, which produces MNGHLEAEEQQDQRPEQELTWSWGHRPRSALDRVKAMAPPPPLPLTPSTPLLHGEFGSYPARGPRFALTLTPQALHIQRLRPKPEARPRGGLVLLAEVSGCCTLRSRSPSDSAAYFCIYTYPRGRRGGRRRAARTFRADGAATYEENRAEAQRWATALTCLLRGLPLPGDGEITPDLLPRPPRLLLLVNPFGGRGLAWQWCKNHVLPMISEAGLSFNLIQTERHNHARELVQGLSLSEWDGIVTVSGDGLLYEVLNGLLERPDWEEAVKTPVGILPCGSGNALAGAVNQHGGFEPALGIDLLLNCSLLLCRGGSHPLDLLSVTLASGSRCFSFLSVAWGFVSDVDIQSERFRALGSARFTLGTVLGLATLHTYRGRLSYLPATVEPASPAPAHGLPRAKSELTLAPGPAPPVAHSPLHRSVSDLPLPLPQPALTSPGSPEPLPILSLNGGGPELAGDWGGAGDAPLSPDPLLPSPPGSPKAAQLSPITEGASEMPASSGLPPPTPDARVAISAGGPPDHLLPPLGAPLPPGWVTMEGDFVLILAISPSHLGADLVAAPHARFDDGLVHLCWVRGGISRAALLRLFLAMERGSHFSLGCPQLGYAAARAFRLEPLTPRGVLTVDGEQVEYGPLQAQVHPGLGTLLTGPSGCPGREP; this is translated from the exons aggCCAGAGCAGGAGCTGACCTGGAGCTGGGGCCACAGGCCTAGGAGCGCCCTGGACAGGGTCAAGGCCATGGCCCCCCCACCGCCACTGCCATTGACCCCCAGCACCCCACTCCTGCATGGCGAGTTTGGCTCCTACCCAGCCCGAGGCCCACGCTTCGCCCTCACTCTCACACCACAAGCCCTGCACATACAACGGCTGCGGCCAAAGCCTGAAGCCCGGCCCCGGGGTGGCCTGGTCCTGCTGGCTGAGGTCTCAGGCTGCTGCACCCTGCGGAGCCGAAGCCCCTCGGACTCAGCAGCCTACTTCTGCATCTACACCTACCCGAGGGGCCGGCGTGGGGGCCGGCGCAGAGCTGCACGCACCTTCCGGGCCGACGGGGCGGCCACCTACGAGGAGAACCGTGCTGAGGCCCAGCGCTGGGCCACTGCCCTCACGTGTCTGCTCCGCGGACTACCACTACCTGGGGACGGGG AAATCACCCCCGACCTTCTGCCAAGGCCTCCCCGATTGCTCCTATTGGTCAATCCCTttggggggcggggcctggcctGGCAGTGGTGTAAGAACCATGTGCTGCCCATGATCTCTGAAGCGGGGCTGTCCTTCAACCTCATCCAGACAG AACGACATAACCATGCCCGGGAGCTGGTCCAGGGGTTGAGCCTGAGCGAGTGGGATGGCATCGTCACCGTCTCCGGAGATGGGCTGCTGTATGAG GTACTGAATGGACTCCTAGAACGCCCCGACTGGGAAGAGGCCGTGAAGACCCCCGTGGGCATCCTTCCCTGTGGCTCGGGCAACGCACTGGCAGGAGCCGTGAACCAGCACGGGGG GTTTGAGCCGGCCCTGGGCATTGACCTGCTGCTCAACTGCTCCTTGCTGCTCTGCCGGGGTGGCAGCCACCCGCTGGACCTGCTCTCCGTCACTCTGGCCTCCGGCTCCCGCTGTTTCTCCTTCCTGTCTGTGGCCTGGGGCTTTGTGTCAGATGTGGACATCCAGAGCGAGCGTTTCAGGGCCCTGGGCAGTGCTCGCTTCACGCTGGGCACGGTCCTGGGCCTCGCCACACTGCACACCTACCGCGGCCGCCTCTCCTACCTCCCTGCCACGGTGGAGCCTGCCTCACCCGCCCCTGCCCATGGCCTGCCACGTGCCAAGTCAGAGCTGACCCTAGCCCCCGGCCCAGCTCCACCCGTGGCCCACTCACCCCTGCACCGCTCAGTGTCtgacctgcccctgcccctgcctcagCCTGCCCTGACCTCCCCTGGCTCACCTGAACCCCTGCCCATCCTGTCCCTCAACGGTGGGGGCCCAGAGCTGGCTGGGGACTGGGGTGGGGCCGGGGATGCTCCACTGTCCCCAGACCCACTGCTGCCCTCGCCGCCTGGCTCCCCCAAGGCAGCTCAACTCTCACCCATCACCGAGGGGGCCTCAGAAATGCCAGCATCCTCTgggctcccacctcccacccctgatGCCCGGGTAGCCATCTCTGCTGGGGGCCCACCTGACCACCTGCTCCCTCCTCTAGGCGCTCCACTACCCCCAGGCTGGGTGACAATGGAGGGGGACTTTGTGCTTATTTTGGCCATCTCACCCAGTCACCTGGGGGCTGACCTAGTGGCAGCGCCCCACGCGCGCTTTGACGACGGCCTGGTGCACCTGTGCTGGGTGCGCGGTGGCATCTCACGGGCGGCGCTCCTGCGCCTGTTTCTGGCCATGGAGCGCGGTAGCCACTTCAGCCTGGGCTGTCCGCAGCTGGGCTACGCTGCGGCTCGTGCCTTCCGCCTTGAGCCGCTCACGCCCCGCGGCGTGCTCACGGTGGACGGGGAGCAGGTGGAGTATGGGCCATTACAGGCGCAGGTGCATCCCGGCCTCGGTACTCTGCTCACGGGTCCTTCAGGCTGCCCTGGGCGGGAGCCTTAA
- the SPHK2 gene encoding sphingosine kinase 2 isoform X3, whose translation MISEAGLSFNLIQTERHNHARELVQGLSLSEWDGIVTVSGDGLLYEVLNGLLERPDWEEAVKTPVGILPCGSGNALAGAVNQHGGFEPALGIDLLLNCSLLLCRGGSHPLDLLSVTLASGSRCFSFLSVAWGFVSDVDIQSERFRALGSARFTLGTVLGLATLHTYRGRLSYLPATVEPASPAPAHGLPRAKSELTLAPGPAPPVAHSPLHRSVSDLPLPLPQPALTSPGSPEPLPILSLNGGGPELAGDWGGAGDAPLSPDPLLPSPPGSPKAAQLSPITEGASEMPASSGLPPPTPDARVAISAGGPPDHLLPPLGAPLPPGWVTMEGDFVLILAISPSHLGADLVAAPHARFDDGLVHLCWVRGGISRAALLRLFLAMERGSHFSLGCPQLGYAAARAFRLEPLTPRGVLTVDGEQVEYGPLQAQVHPGLGTLLTGPSGCPGREP comes from the exons ATGATCTCTGAAGCGGGGCTGTCCTTCAACCTCATCCAGACAG AACGACATAACCATGCCCGGGAGCTGGTCCAGGGGTTGAGCCTGAGCGAGTGGGATGGCATCGTCACCGTCTCCGGAGATGGGCTGCTGTATGAG GTACTGAATGGACTCCTAGAACGCCCCGACTGGGAAGAGGCCGTGAAGACCCCCGTGGGCATCCTTCCCTGTGGCTCGGGCAACGCACTGGCAGGAGCCGTGAACCAGCACGGGGG GTTTGAGCCGGCCCTGGGCATTGACCTGCTGCTCAACTGCTCCTTGCTGCTCTGCCGGGGTGGCAGCCACCCGCTGGACCTGCTCTCCGTCACTCTGGCCTCCGGCTCCCGCTGTTTCTCCTTCCTGTCTGTGGCCTGGGGCTTTGTGTCAGATGTGGACATCCAGAGCGAGCGTTTCAGGGCCCTGGGCAGTGCTCGCTTCACGCTGGGCACGGTCCTGGGCCTCGCCACACTGCACACCTACCGCGGCCGCCTCTCCTACCTCCCTGCCACGGTGGAGCCTGCCTCACCCGCCCCTGCCCATGGCCTGCCACGTGCCAAGTCAGAGCTGACCCTAGCCCCCGGCCCAGCTCCACCCGTGGCCCACTCACCCCTGCACCGCTCAGTGTCtgacctgcccctgcccctgcctcagCCTGCCCTGACCTCCCCTGGCTCACCTGAACCCCTGCCCATCCTGTCCCTCAACGGTGGGGGCCCAGAGCTGGCTGGGGACTGGGGTGGGGCCGGGGATGCTCCACTGTCCCCAGACCCACTGCTGCCCTCGCCGCCTGGCTCCCCCAAGGCAGCTCAACTCTCACCCATCACCGAGGGGGCCTCAGAAATGCCAGCATCCTCTgggctcccacctcccacccctgatGCCCGGGTAGCCATCTCTGCTGGGGGCCCACCTGACCACCTGCTCCCTCCTCTAGGCGCTCCACTACCCCCAGGCTGGGTGACAATGGAGGGGGACTTTGTGCTTATTTTGGCCATCTCACCCAGTCACCTGGGGGCTGACCTAGTGGCAGCGCCCCACGCGCGCTTTGACGACGGCCTGGTGCACCTGTGCTGGGTGCGCGGTGGCATCTCACGGGCGGCGCTCCTGCGCCTGTTTCTGGCCATGGAGCGCGGTAGCCACTTCAGCCTGGGCTGTCCGCAGCTGGGCTACGCTGCGGCTCGTGCCTTCCGCCTTGAGCCGCTCACGCCCCGCGGCGTGCTCACGGTGGACGGGGAGCAGGTGGAGTATGGGCCATTACAGGCGCAGGTGCATCCCGGCCTCGGTACTCTGCTCACGGGTCCTTCAGGCTGCCCTGGGCGGGAGCCTTAA